A window of the Hevea brasiliensis isolate MT/VB/25A 57/8 chromosome 6, ASM3005281v1, whole genome shotgun sequence genome harbors these coding sequences:
- the LOC110651543 gene encoding disease resistance protein RUN1-like has product MLCLESEDVRMVGIWGMPGIGEDEERVKNILDCCGFFPEIGISCLLDKCLVTTTWNEKLQMHDLLQQMGKDIVCEEKKPRKRSRLWNAKDICDILTKEKVAESVEAISLDLSKIRKTELYPSAFEKFDKLRLLKFYNPCSEEIKLHLPKGLKFLSNELRFLYWDQYPLKYLPSKFCPENLVELHMQSSQLKQLGNKDAPCFENLKFMDLSNSKQLIRIPDLSKFPKLEVIILRGCTSLVEVSSSTKYHGKIIDLDLGKCSKLASLPNSICNLKSLKELDFTDCVNLHGLPENLGDLESLVVLRATRSGIKKLPSSINQLKKLNNLDCEGCEGLILPPFTGLARLWRLSLKGCGILEIPSNLGSLGSLVYLHLSGNNFRSIPTSIKQCSMLTSLDLRDCKRLQFLPELPSGLVRLFAENCTSLESVSSSFIQGYMNSCLRMDLSKCIKLDQSACSQLMECLLLKLQSIGQPEEQCLDKEADATNFCWSDLLCIPGSEMPEWMMYKNDNGSSLSFSLTTHSHASDFIKIAFCALVEANCSNFILDGISISCEGRFVTESGDSLEMYSNCPLNLIPKIHYISLWYCAIRFNSKKIRIREASFQFFIPGGEVHKCGVHLMFDHNLEHDNVDDDSKRMSLPVLDYRQAMKQGLFFTQFLVAEDDPEQYPLQRLKERHEFKVVDLNFSLSFLFTLVICLAATSDQTKAQPTQMIFTLMLIYVCMWLLSFNSSLSLHGMPN; this is encoded by the exons ATGTTATGTCTTGAATCTGAAGATGTGCGTATGGTAGGAATTTGGGGAATGCCTGGTATCG GGGAAGATGAAGAGCgtgtaaaaaatatattagattgtTGTGGGTTTTTTCCAGAAATTGGAATAAGTTGTCTGCTTGATAAGTGTCTCGTAACTACTACCTGGAATGAGAAGTTACAGATGCATGACTTGCTACAACAAATGGGTAAGGATATTGTTTGCGAGGAAAAAAAGCCTAGAAAGCGTAGCAGGTTGTGGAATGCCAAGGATATATGTGACATACTGACAAaagaaaaa GTGGCTGAAAGTGTTGAAGCCATATCACTGGACTTGTCCAAAATTAGAAAGACGGAACTATATCCTTCTGCCTTTGAGAAATTTGATAAGCTTAGATTGCTCAAATTTTACAATCCTTGCTCTGAGGAAATCAAGTTACATCTTCCTAAAGGCCTGAAATTTCTTTCAAATGAGCTCAGGTTTCTCTACTGGGATCAATACCCTTTGAAATACTTGCCATCAAAATTTTGCCCTGAGAATCTTGTTGAATTGCACATGCAGAGTAGCCAACTCAAACAACTTGGGAACAAAGATGCCCCG TGTtttgaaaacttgaaatttatgGACCTCAGCAACTCGAAACAATTGATCAGAATTCCAGACCTGTCGAAATTCCCAAAACTTGAGGTTATAATTTTGAGAGGCTGTACTAGTTTGGTTGAAGTTTCTTCGTCTACTAAGTATCATGGCAAGATTATAGATCTAGATCTTGGAAAATGCTCAAAGCTAGCTAGTCTTCCAAACAGCATATGCAATCTGAAATCTCTAAAGGAGCTAGACTTCACAGATTGTGTGAATCTCCATGGATTGCCAGAGAACTTGGGGGACTTGGAATCTCTGGTGGTCCTGAGAGCAACTAGAAGTGGTATAAAAAAACTACCATCTTCTATCAATCAGTTGAAGAAATTAAATAACTTGGACTGTGAAGGATGTGAAGGTTTGATATTGCCTCCTTTCACAGGTTTGGCCCGTCTTTGGAGGCTTTCTCTCAAGGGTTGTGGTATATTGGAAATTCCTAGTAATCTTGGCTCTTTAGGGTCATTGGTATATTTACATTTAAGTGGAAATAATTTCAGAAGTATACCTACAAGCATCAAGCAATGTTCTATGTTGACGTCACTTGATTTAAGAGATTGCAAGAGGCTTCAATTTTTGCCAGAGCTTCCATCAGGTCTAGTGAGGTTATTTGCAGAAAACTGCACATCTCTGGAATCTGTATCGAGCTCATTCATACAAGGATATATGAATTCCTGTCTGAGGATGGATCTTAGCAAATGCATTAAATTGGATCAGAGTGCATGCAGTCAATTAATGGAATGTCTACTGCTGAAACTTCAAAGCATTGGACAACCAGAGGAACAATGTCTGGACAAAGAG gcTGATGCAACGAATTTTTGTTGGTCAGATTTGTTATGCATCCCGGGAAGTGAAATGCCAGAATGGATGATGTACAAAAATGATAATGGATCTTCATTGTCATTCTCTCTCACAACACATTCCCATGCTTCCGACTTCATCAAGATCGCTTTTTGTGCTCTAGTTGAAGCTAATTGTTCAAATTTCATCTTGGATGGTATTTCTATTTCATGCGAAGGCCGCTTCGTAACTGAGTCTGGAGATAGCCTCGAAATGTATTCTAATTGCCCATTGAATCTCATCCCCAAAATACATTATATCTCCCTCTGGTATTGCGCCATTCGTTTCAATTCCAAGAAAATCCGTATTAGAGAGGCCTCATTTCAATTCTTCATACCTGGGGGTGAAGTCCACAAGTGTGGAGTCCATCTAATGTTTGATCATAACTTGGAACATGATAATGTTGATGATGATAGCAAAAGAATGTCATTACCGGTGTTGGATTATCGTCAGGCCATGAAGCAAGGGTTGTTCTTTACTCAGTTTCTTGTTGCTGAGGATGATCCTGAACAATATCCCCTTCAAAGATTGAAAGAGAGGCATGAGTTTAAAGTTGTTGATTTAAATTTCTCACTATCTTTCTTGTTCACCTTAGTTATCTGCCTGGCTGCTACTTCAGATCAAACCAAAGCCCAACCGACACAAATGATCTTTACTTTGATGCTCATATACGTGTGTATGTGGCTGCTTTCCTTCAACTCTTCTCTATCTCTTCATGGAATGCCCAACTAA
- the LOC131180577 gene encoding disease resistance protein RPV1-like, whose translation MASSSSSSSSINPQRKKYDAFISFRGADIRDGFLSHLYEALNRKQICTFKDENLDRGEETSPALLKTIENSMVSIVIFSENYAFSPWCLDELVKILECQETTGQIVLPVFYQVDPTDVQELTGRFGDALLQIKKKKKRKNVVGSRAERERPTFQGDFREERSKIFF comes from the coding sequence atggcttcttcttcttcttcttcttcttctatcaATCCTCAACGGAAGAAGTATGATGCGTTTATAAGTTTTAGAGGTGCAGACATCCGAGATGGTTTTCTTAGTCATTTGTACGAAGCTTTGAATCGAAAACAAATTTGTACCTTCAAGGATGAAAACCTTGACAGAGGAGAAGAGACCTCACCAGCCCTCCTGAAAACAATTGAAAACTCGATGGTTTCCATAGTTATTTTCTCTGAAAACTATGCCTTTTCTCCATGGTGTTTGGATGAGCTTGTGAAGATTCTTGAATGCCAGGAAACTACAGGACAAATAGTATTACCAGTCTTTTACCAAGTAGATCCTACAGACGTTCAAGAATTGACAGGAAGATTTGGGGATGCActtttgcaaataaaaaaaaaaaaaaaaagaaaaaacgtgGTTGGGAGCCGTGCTGAAAGGGAACGGCCAACATTTCAGGGGGATTTCAGAGAAGAAAGaagtaagatttttttttaa